The Salinispora tropica CNB-440 genome has a window encoding:
- the eccCa gene encoding type VII secretion protein EccCa has protein sequence MSVVISRPSRGGGPPLPSGEVELQEPPTLPEPAGADMSSALIYLPMGLGSGATVLMFAGAGGGSMGYGASGLMGVSTIGMMLMMLGRGAHQRKKELRSDRRDYLRYLTQVRRQVRRAAHQQRAAVEWNHPQPSQLWSVAMGPRLWERRAGHDDFAEVRIGVGVQRSALRLVPPQTPPVEDLEPLCASALRRFMRAYQTVTDVPTVVHLPGFAAVEVVGEEAGVVGLSRAMLAQLTALHAPEELRIAILADSSRMADWTWAKWLPHTGNPWRRDAAGAVRLFAEDYPGLVDVLGERLLARPSFTAGVSASPNEPFLVIVCDGVPLPDDSPLVMGGLRNAVLLDVDGANALDGSQLLRLSVQTEQVTVQQAGQPDQVCRVDSLSGIRAEALSRLLAPYRTGGVAVDASEPLAAEFDLAGLLGIGDLSGYDVHALWRSPAWSDLRVPIGIGPEGDIVSLDLRESAQGGNGPHGVLIGATGSGKSELLRTLVVALAVTHSSETLNFVLTDFKGGATFLGMEKLPHTSAMITNLADELVLVDRMQDALQGEMIRRQKLLRQAGVSSRREYEAARAGGAPLESMPTLLIVVDEFSELLSSKPDFMELFVTIGRLGRSLGVHLLLASQRLGEGRIHQLESHLSYRIALRTFSASESRSVIGSGAAHELPSSPGHGYIKLGTSDLGRFKAGYVSGPCVTAAAPTAPAEARREIATFDIVPFTSADRGAPAVTPPPVDVPASSAPSLMAVLIERLRDQGPQAREVWLPPLSESPTLSQILPGIGGEAGRGMTARGWPALGRLRVPVGVVDRPFDQMRDLLVADLSSAAGHVGIVGAPHSGKSSLARTLLIALALTHTPVEVQFYCLDFGGGTLAGLAELPHVGSNANRLDPDRVRRTVAELETLLERREQAFADHGIESMSDWRKARQDGSVDDPYGDVFLVVDGVATVRQDFEDLEPKLSELASRGLSYGIHLVLTAVRWSEVRPRLRDLIGTRFELRLGDPHESELRSRDAATVPAQPGRGLTVDALHFLAAVPRADAAALVVDAATALKCLVEDIADAWPGPPAPPVRLLPDLLPAATLPPPEGNLRLALGWDEERLEPVWHDFAKSPHLLIFGDTETGKTNLVRLIAEAVLRRYQRSEARMVLVDPRVTLYQCVPAEYRVGYAADIDAVTKLVNDTVITMRSRLPGPEVTPEQLRRQDWWSGPRIFFLVDDYDLVSGGMSGPLEPLVELLAKGADIGLHLVVARSSSGGSRAMMDRALRRIWELACPGLLFSCPREEGKFLGEAIPRRLPPGRAQLVTRRGTQLLQTAHTPSTELETTP, from the coding sequence GTGAGTGTGGTGATCAGCCGGCCGTCACGGGGTGGGGGGCCTCCCTTGCCCAGCGGCGAGGTCGAACTTCAGGAACCCCCGACGTTACCCGAGCCAGCGGGGGCGGACATGTCCTCGGCGCTAATCTATCTCCCGATGGGCCTCGGGTCGGGTGCGACCGTGTTGATGTTCGCCGGCGCCGGCGGCGGGTCCATGGGCTATGGGGCTTCTGGGCTGATGGGAGTCTCCACCATCGGCATGATGTTGATGATGCTGGGGCGCGGGGCGCATCAGCGTAAGAAGGAGTTGCGTAGCGACCGTCGGGACTATCTGCGTTATCTGACGCAGGTACGCCGACAGGTGCGGCGCGCGGCCCACCAGCAGCGCGCGGCGGTCGAATGGAATCATCCACAGCCGTCGCAACTGTGGTCGGTGGCGATGGGCCCGCGGTTGTGGGAGCGGCGGGCAGGTCATGATGACTTCGCCGAGGTTCGCATCGGCGTGGGTGTGCAGCGGTCCGCCCTGCGGCTGGTGCCCCCACAGACCCCACCGGTAGAGGATCTGGAGCCGCTCTGCGCCAGCGCCCTGCGGCGATTCATGCGGGCTTACCAGACCGTCACCGATGTGCCGACGGTGGTGCACCTGCCCGGCTTCGCCGCGGTGGAGGTTGTTGGCGAGGAAGCTGGCGTGGTCGGACTCAGCCGAGCGATGCTGGCGCAGCTGACGGCGCTGCACGCGCCAGAGGAACTGCGGATCGCGATCCTCGCGGATTCGTCGAGAATGGCCGATTGGACCTGGGCGAAGTGGCTGCCGCACACCGGCAATCCCTGGCGCCGCGACGCCGCTGGGGCGGTGCGGTTGTTCGCCGAGGACTATCCCGGTCTCGTCGATGTGCTCGGTGAACGGTTGTTGGCACGGCCGAGTTTCACCGCCGGGGTGTCCGCCAGCCCCAACGAGCCGTTTCTGGTCATCGTCTGCGATGGGGTGCCCCTGCCGGACGACTCACCCCTGGTCATGGGTGGCCTGCGCAATGCGGTGTTGCTCGACGTTGACGGGGCCAACGCGCTCGACGGCTCACAGCTCCTCCGGCTGTCGGTGCAGACGGAGCAGGTCACCGTCCAACAGGCGGGTCAACCCGACCAGGTGTGTCGAGTCGACAGTCTCAGCGGCATCCGGGCTGAGGCGCTGTCCCGGCTGCTCGCGCCGTATCGCACCGGCGGGGTTGCGGTGGACGCGTCGGAACCCCTGGCTGCCGAATTTGATCTTGCTGGGCTGCTCGGGATTGGTGATCTCAGCGGCTACGACGTGCACGCGCTGTGGCGATCGCCGGCCTGGTCTGACCTGCGGGTACCGATCGGCATCGGGCCGGAGGGCGACATTGTCTCCCTCGACCTTCGCGAATCAGCACAGGGCGGTAATGGACCGCATGGGGTGTTGATCGGTGCCACCGGCTCGGGCAAGAGCGAGTTGTTGCGGACCCTTGTCGTGGCGTTGGCGGTGACCCACTCCTCGGAGACACTCAACTTCGTTCTGACCGACTTCAAAGGCGGTGCCACCTTCCTGGGGATGGAGAAGCTGCCGCATACCTCGGCGATGATCACCAACTTGGCCGACGAGTTGGTGCTCGTTGACCGGATGCAGGACGCGCTGCAGGGCGAGATGATCCGCCGGCAGAAGCTGCTGCGGCAGGCAGGGGTGAGCTCCCGTCGGGAGTATGAGGCGGCTCGGGCCGGGGGCGCGCCCTTGGAGTCGATGCCGACGCTGCTCATCGTGGTCGACGAGTTCAGTGAGCTGCTCAGCAGCAAGCCCGATTTCATGGAGTTGTTTGTCACCATAGGACGGTTGGGGCGAAGCCTGGGGGTGCATCTCCTGCTCGCCTCGCAGCGTCTGGGCGAGGGCCGCATTCATCAACTGGAGTCCCACCTGTCCTACCGGATCGCGTTACGGACATTCTCCGCTTCGGAGAGCCGCAGTGTGATTGGTTCCGGCGCCGCCCATGAGCTGCCGTCCAGCCCAGGGCATGGCTACATCAAGCTGGGGACGAGCGATCTTGGCCGGTTCAAGGCCGGCTATGTCTCCGGGCCGTGTGTGACCGCCGCGGCTCCCACCGCCCCGGCGGAGGCGCGCCGGGAGATCGCCACATTCGACATTGTGCCGTTCACCTCGGCGGATCGTGGAGCCCCAGCGGTGACACCGCCTCCTGTCGACGTGCCGGCTTCGTCGGCGCCCAGCCTCATGGCGGTCCTGATCGAACGGCTGCGTGACCAGGGCCCCCAGGCTCGTGAGGTGTGGCTTCCGCCCCTCAGCGAGTCACCGACGCTCAGTCAGATTCTGCCGGGCATCGGTGGCGAGGCGGGGCGCGGCATGACTGCCCGAGGTTGGCCGGCGTTGGGCCGACTGCGGGTGCCGGTCGGCGTTGTGGACCGCCCCTTCGACCAGATGCGCGACCTGCTCGTCGCCGATCTCAGCAGTGCCGCGGGGCACGTCGGCATCGTCGGTGCACCACACAGTGGGAAGAGTAGTCTGGCCCGCACGCTACTGATCGCGTTAGCGCTTACGCACACCCCGGTCGAGGTCCAGTTCTACTGTCTGGACTTCGGCGGTGGGACGCTGGCTGGTCTCGCCGAGCTTCCCCATGTTGGCTCGAACGCCAACCGTCTCGACCCAGACCGGGTTCGACGCACCGTCGCCGAGCTCGAAACCCTTCTGGAACGACGTGAGCAGGCCTTCGCCGACCACGGAATCGAGTCGATGTCCGACTGGCGGAAAGCCCGGCAGGACGGCTCGGTCGACGACCCCTACGGGGACGTCTTTCTCGTGGTCGATGGTGTGGCGACGGTGCGGCAGGACTTCGAGGATCTGGAACCGAAGCTGTCGGAGCTGGCCTCCCGTGGCCTGTCCTACGGCATCCACCTGGTCCTCACCGCTGTTCGATGGTCGGAGGTCCGCCCCCGTCTGCGGGACCTGATCGGTACGCGGTTCGAGCTGCGCCTGGGCGACCCTCACGAGTCTGAGCTGCGGTCGCGGGATGCCGCCACGGTTCCCGCCCAGCCCGGTCGGGGCCTTACCGTTGACGCCCTGCACTTCCTGGCGGCCGTGCCGCGCGCCGATGCCGCAGCGCTGGTCGTCGACGCCGCGACCGCCCTGAAATGTCTGGTCGAGGACATCGCTGACGCCTGGCCGGGGCCACCGGCGCCACCGGTGCGGCTGCTGCCTGACCTGTTGCCGGCCGCCACGCTGCCGCCGCCGGAGGGTAACCTTCGCCTGGCGCTCGGCTGGGACGAAGAGCGGCTCGAACCCGTGTGGCACGACTTCGCCAAGAGCCCGCACCTCCTCATTTTCGGCGACACCGAGACGGGAAAGACGAACCTGGTGCGGCTCATCGCCGAGGCGGTGCTGCGGCGCTATCAGCGTAGTGAAGCCCGCATGGTGTTGGTCGACCCGCGAGTGACGCTGTATCAGTGCGTTCCAGCGGAGTACCGGGTCGGCTACGCGGCCGACATCGATGCGGTGACAAAGCTGGTCAACGACACGGTGATCACGATGCGTAGCCGGCTGCCCGGACCGGAGGTCACACCAGAACAACTGCGTCGCCAGGACTGGTGGAGCGGACCCCGAATATTCTTCCTCGTGGATGACTACGACCTGGTCTCCGGTGGCATGTCGGGCCCGTTGGAGCCCCTCGTCGAGCTGCTGGCCAAAGGCGCCGACATCGGCCTGCATCTGGTGGTTGCCCGCAGTAGCTCGGGCGGGTCGCGGGCGATGATGGACCGAGCGCTGCGCCGTATCTGGGAGCTGGCCTGCCCCGGTCTGCTGTTCTCCTGCCCCCGGGAAGAGGGCAAGTTCCTCGGCGAGGCGATACCTCGCCGGCTTCCGCCAGGCCGTGCCCAGCTAGTGACGCGACGCGGCACCCAGCTGCTGCAGACTGCGCACACGCCTTCGACAGAGTTGGAGACAACCCCATGA
- the eccB gene encoding type VII secretion protein EccB, with protein sequence MSDNRDRLHAHQFVSGRLVTALVTGDPDAQEQPMRRSRMGGLIGLVLALLVTAGFGVYGLIAGGGSDSWQEPGSIVVERETGTRYLYLDGELRPALNYSSALLAVAGGDGSVQLVSRSSLDKVPRGRPIGIPGAPDAMPGEGALSSGPWLACGAQVGESGEAGLVVSLDGGWPTEQVPEEHAVLVSGGGETFLAWQDRRLQIRDPAVLVALGYRSVPPMPVSAAWLNALTAGPDLVAPEVTGQGKAGVPLGGEATRVGELFTVGTPGGATEQYLMRADGLAPVTDTQLALLLVDQRIAELNPDGPRPTTVAAVALAPEATVASSAELPRTPPRPVQGLDGTRELCVELSFDQERGTEGRLVTVSADRVAAARPTARDPQDGRMADRVQVPPGGGALVMGQSAPGVETGTVYLITDLGVKYPLGGDEVISALGFGQAARLPVPTTVLAMFPTGPALNSQAARTEETTP encoded by the coding sequence ATGTCGGACAACCGCGATCGACTTCACGCCCACCAGTTCGTGTCGGGGCGACTGGTTACCGCACTGGTGACCGGCGACCCGGATGCGCAGGAGCAGCCGATGCGGCGGAGCCGGATGGGGGGACTGATCGGCCTCGTCCTCGCGCTCCTGGTGACCGCCGGGTTCGGCGTTTACGGCCTGATCGCCGGTGGTGGCAGCGACAGCTGGCAGGAACCCGGCTCGATTGTCGTCGAACGAGAGACCGGTACCCGCTACCTCTATCTCGACGGCGAGTTGCGACCGGCTCTCAACTACAGCTCGGCGCTGCTGGCGGTCGCCGGCGGGGACGGGTCGGTGCAACTGGTGTCGCGGTCGTCGTTGGACAAGGTCCCCCGGGGAAGACCGATCGGCATTCCTGGGGCCCCGGACGCGATGCCGGGTGAGGGTGCACTGAGTAGCGGCCCATGGCTGGCGTGCGGTGCCCAGGTGGGCGAGTCGGGGGAAGCGGGCCTCGTGGTGAGTCTCGACGGAGGCTGGCCAACCGAGCAGGTGCCTGAGGAGCATGCCGTACTGGTTAGTGGCGGGGGAGAGACCTTTCTGGCGTGGCAAGATCGTCGCCTGCAGATTCGCGATCCGGCCGTGTTGGTGGCGTTGGGCTATCGCAGTGTGCCACCGATGCCGGTGTCCGCCGCGTGGCTTAACGCGTTGACCGCCGGGCCTGACCTCGTCGCGCCGGAGGTGACTGGGCAGGGCAAGGCCGGGGTGCCGCTCGGCGGTGAAGCCACCCGGGTGGGAGAGCTGTTCACGGTGGGAACGCCCGGCGGTGCTACCGAGCAGTACCTGATGCGCGCTGACGGGCTGGCCCCGGTCACCGACACCCAGCTCGCGCTCCTGCTGGTCGACCAACGGATTGCCGAGCTCAACCCCGACGGCCCACGGCCGACCACCGTGGCCGCCGTGGCGTTGGCCCCCGAGGCGACGGTGGCATCGTCAGCGGAACTCCCGCGTACGCCTCCGCGCCCGGTACAGGGGTTGGACGGGACGCGGGAACTCTGTGTCGAGCTGTCCTTCGACCAGGAGCGGGGAACGGAAGGCCGGTTGGTGACCGTTTCGGCTGATCGAGTCGCTGCGGCGCGACCCACCGCCCGTGACCCGCAGGATGGTCGGATGGCCGACCGGGTGCAGGTGCCACCGGGCGGCGGGGCGCTGGTGATGGGGCAGTCGGCCCCCGGCGTGGAAACCGGAACGGTCTATCTGATCACTGACCTCGGGGTGAAGTATCCCCTCGGGGGGGATGAGGTGATCTCCGCGCTGGGCTTCGGGCAGGCCGCTCGTCTGCCGGTGCCGACCACGGTGTTGGCGATGTTCCCCACCGGGCCGGCCCTGAATTCGCAGGCGGCTCGTACGGAGGAGACGACGCCCTGA
- a CDS encoding WXG100 family type VII secretion target, producing MSTKIQVDTDEMARAGDRFDDAGDFHSRENKNFAIVFERLRGAWAGEAGVSFQGNAAQWLANYTDVIDALYQMRETLGGSEKSYRETELTNSSGGLDLS from the coding sequence GTGAGCACCAAAATCCAGGTAGATACCGATGAGATGGCTCGTGCAGGCGACCGCTTCGACGATGCTGGGGATTTTCACTCGAGAGAAAACAAGAACTTTGCCATTGTTTTTGAGAGGCTACGCGGGGCCTGGGCTGGGGAAGCGGGTGTTAGCTTTCAGGGGAACGCAGCACAGTGGCTCGCTAACTATACAGATGTGATCGATGCTCTCTATCAGATGCGAGAAACCCTGGGTGGATCTGAAAAGAGCTATCGTGAAACCGAATTGACAAACAGCAGTGGTGGCCTGGATTTGAGCTAG
- a CDS encoding YbaB/EbfC family nucleoid-associated protein — translation MLTPYDAELSQLRARYRAQRTALGEMQRALAELSATVIGVQRCVQVTVDAYGQLVELGFPTDAYRQMAPQELATAVFAAVTQAQAEARKAASQTLSSYQSNNSLLELSSSEEDWSRLIPEDLPGLDELLDSLRGKDIESADSAPEPGTVTWSTRNGWAGHAGER, via the coding sequence ATGCTGACGCCTTATGATGCGGAGCTAAGTCAACTCAGGGCGCGATACCGTGCGCAGCGGACAGCATTGGGTGAGATGCAACGTGCGTTAGCCGAACTTTCGGCAACAGTAATCGGTGTACAGCGGTGTGTTCAGGTTACCGTCGATGCCTACGGACAGCTCGTTGAATTGGGATTTCCTACCGATGCATACCGGCAGATGGCGCCGCAAGAACTTGCCACTGCGGTTTTCGCTGCAGTGACGCAAGCGCAGGCCGAAGCCCGCAAAGCGGCAAGCCAGACACTGTCTAGCTATCAATCCAACAATTCCCTACTTGAGCTGTCCTCGAGCGAGGAAGACTGGTCTCGACTTATCCCGGAGGACCTGCCAGGGTTGGATGAGCTGCTGGACTCACTTCGAGGGAAAGACATCGAATCTGCTGATTCTGCTCCGGAGCCCGGCACTGTCACCTGGAGCACTCGGAATGGATGGGCTGGACACGCCGGTGAGCGGTAA
- the miaB gene encoding tRNA (N6-isopentenyl adenosine(37)-C2)-methylthiotransferase MiaB, with amino-acid sequence MTTAAASSPRTYQVRTYGCQMNVHDSERIAGLLEQAGYLRAGAADDTPDVVVFNTCAVRENADNRLYGNLGQLRPRKDQHPEMQIAVGGCLAQKDRSEIVRRAPWVDVVFGTHNIGSLPVLLERARHNAAAEVEILESLEVFPSTLPTRRESTYAGWVSISVGCNNTCTFCIVPALRGKEKDRRPGEILSEVRSLVDEGVLEVTLLGQNVNSYGIEFGDRYAFGKLLRACGDIDGLERVRFTSPHPKDFTDDVIAAMAETPNVCPSLHMPLQSGSDDMLRAMRRSYRSERYLGIIEKVRAAMPDAAITTDIIVGFPGETEADFERTLDVVRAARFSSAFTFQYSKRPGTPAATMADQLPKAVVQERYERLIDCVEEITWAENRRLLGKTVEVLVAVGEGRKDERTGRLSGRARDGRLVHFDAGSLAGQVRPGDIVQTVVTYAAPHHLNADGEPLAHRRTRAGDAAEAGQRPRTAGVSLGLPTVGAPPPMPPAASSACSC; translated from the coding sequence ATGACTACCGCAGCGGCGAGCAGCCCGCGCACCTACCAGGTGCGCACCTACGGCTGCCAGATGAACGTGCACGACTCCGAGCGCATCGCCGGGCTTCTTGAGCAGGCCGGCTACCTGCGGGCCGGGGCCGCCGACGACACCCCGGACGTGGTCGTCTTCAACACCTGCGCCGTGCGGGAGAACGCCGACAACCGGCTCTACGGCAATCTCGGCCAGCTGCGTCCCCGCAAGGACCAGCACCCGGAGATGCAGATCGCCGTGGGTGGCTGCCTGGCCCAGAAGGACCGCAGCGAGATCGTCCGTCGGGCACCCTGGGTCGACGTCGTCTTCGGCACGCACAACATCGGGTCGTTGCCGGTGCTGTTGGAGCGGGCCCGGCACAACGCCGCCGCCGAGGTGGAGATCCTGGAGTCCCTCGAGGTCTTCCCGAGCACCCTGCCGACGCGTCGGGAGTCAACCTACGCCGGTTGGGTGTCGATCTCGGTCGGCTGTAACAACACCTGCACGTTCTGCATCGTGCCGGCGCTGCGCGGAAAGGAGAAGGACCGCCGCCCCGGCGAGATCCTCTCCGAGGTGCGATCCCTGGTCGACGAGGGTGTGCTGGAGGTGACCCTGCTCGGGCAGAACGTCAACTCCTACGGCATCGAGTTCGGTGACCGGTACGCCTTCGGCAAGCTGCTGCGCGCCTGTGGCGACATCGACGGTCTGGAGCGGGTGCGGTTCACCAGCCCACACCCGAAGGACTTTACCGACGACGTGATCGCCGCGATGGCCGAGACACCGAACGTCTGCCCCTCGCTGCACATGCCGCTGCAGTCCGGCTCCGACGACATGCTGCGGGCCATGCGACGCTCGTACCGGTCGGAGCGGTACCTGGGCATCATCGAGAAGGTGCGGGCGGCGATGCCGGACGCGGCGATCACCACGGACATCATCGTGGGCTTCCCCGGCGAGACCGAGGCGGACTTCGAACGCACCCTCGACGTGGTCCGCGCGGCGCGGTTCTCCTCAGCGTTCACCTTCCAGTACTCCAAGCGTCCCGGCACCCCCGCCGCGACGATGGCTGATCAGCTGCCAAAAGCGGTGGTGCAGGAGCGCTACGAGCGGCTGATCGACTGCGTCGAAGAGATCACCTGGGCGGAGAACCGGCGGCTGCTGGGGAAGACCGTCGAGGTGCTGGTGGCCGTCGGTGAGGGGCGTAAGGACGAGCGCACCGGCCGGCTGTCCGGGCGGGCCCGCGACGGCCGGCTGGTGCACTTCGACGCCGGCAGCCTCGCCGGGCAGGTCCGCCCCGGGGACATCGTGCAGACCGTCGTCACCTACGCCGCCCCTCACCACCTCAACGCCGACGGTGAGCCGCTCGCGCACCGGCGTACCCGGGCCGGCGACGCGGCCGAGGCGGGGCAGCGACCTCGTACGGCTGGGGTGTCGCTCGGGTTGCCCACGGTCGGCGCTCCGCCGCCGATGCCCCCCGCGGCCTCGTCCGCCTGCTCCTGCTGA
- the eccD gene encoding type VII secretion integral membrane protein EccD — MTGTDDGAVAVAQQPAATGADLCRLTIDTGSGRVDLAVPVDTPMVEVLLLMVRQLDPGLTVTGGGTYALQRLGAEPIDEELTPAMLGLRDGDVLYLRPSDAPLPPIDLDDIVDGVGAAIRDHSVSWQPGYTRRLLLGLTAMVLAGMFIAVLLPGPVGWRVGAAGLIGLLLVVASGISSRALGDAGIGMLLGVAAVPFAGLTGALVPSAFGAAEWSAPHLLAGGAVATVAAALMSLVVAVARPLFVGVAVAAGFAALGGVLIVALETTGVGAAAAVAVLAFFASVVSPTIAVRVARLRTPQIPATAADLQHDIDPISEELVRARTAIADRYLSALFGSFGVVATVALAVLATGVGWASASFVVVLSLALLLRARALVNTWQRLATVLPGAVGLLLFALALASGAGIADRLNILVAGIACLSVLVAVLHRLPEQRWSPWWGRLADLLETLIAIAVAPLALAVLGVYARVRGMAG; from the coding sequence ATGACGGGTACCGACGACGGCGCGGTGGCCGTGGCACAGCAGCCGGCTGCGACCGGGGCCGACCTCTGCCGGCTCACCATCGACACCGGGTCGGGCCGCGTCGACCTCGCGGTTCCGGTCGACACACCGATGGTTGAGGTGCTCCTGTTGATGGTCCGCCAGCTCGATCCGGGGCTGACCGTAACGGGCGGTGGCACCTATGCGTTGCAACGTCTCGGCGCGGAGCCGATCGACGAGGAGCTAACCCCCGCGATGCTGGGGCTACGCGACGGCGACGTGCTCTATCTACGGCCCAGCGACGCCCCGCTTCCCCCCATCGACCTGGACGACATCGTGGACGGGGTCGGGGCGGCGATCCGTGATCACTCGGTCTCCTGGCAACCGGGGTACACTCGCCGGCTCCTGCTGGGACTGACCGCGATGGTGCTGGCCGGGATGTTCATCGCCGTGCTGCTGCCTGGACCGGTCGGATGGCGTGTGGGTGCCGCCGGGCTTATCGGGCTGCTTCTCGTTGTCGCGAGTGGCATCAGCTCCCGGGCGCTCGGCGACGCGGGTATCGGCATGTTGCTCGGGGTGGCGGCGGTGCCGTTCGCCGGGCTGACCGGTGCGTTGGTGCCTTCCGCCTTCGGTGCCGCCGAGTGGAGCGCGCCCCACCTGCTGGCAGGTGGGGCGGTGGCCACCGTTGCCGCGGCCCTGATGTCACTTGTTGTGGCCGTGGCGCGGCCGTTGTTCGTCGGGGTGGCGGTCGCCGCCGGATTCGCGGCCCTCGGGGGCGTCCTCATCGTCGCGCTGGAGACGACCGGGGTCGGGGCAGCGGCGGCCGTAGCTGTCCTCGCCTTCTTCGCCAGCGTGGTCAGTCCCACCATCGCCGTCCGCGTCGCCCGCCTACGCACACCGCAGATCCCCGCCACCGCGGCGGACCTGCAACATGACATCGACCCGATCTCCGAGGAACTGGTTCGCGCTCGTACCGCGATCGCGGACCGCTACCTGTCGGCGCTGTTCGGCTCCTTCGGCGTCGTCGCCACGGTGGCCCTGGCGGTCCTCGCCACCGGTGTTGGCTGGGCCTCGGCCTCGTTCGTCGTGGTGCTCAGCCTGGCGCTGCTGCTGCGCGCGCGGGCGCTGGTGAACACGTGGCAACGGCTCGCCACCGTCCTGCCCGGCGCGGTGGGTCTGCTCCTGTTCGCGCTCGCGCTGGCCTCCGGTGCGGGCATCGCCGATCGGTTGAACATTCTCGTCGCCGGGATTGCCTGTCTCAGCGTCCTCGTCGCTGTGCTGCATCGCCTACCCGAACAGCGGTGGTCGCCGTGGTGGGGGCGGTTGGCGGATCTGCTGGAGACGCTGATCGCGATCGCGGTCGCGCCGTTGGCGCTCGCCGTGCTGGGTGTCTACGCCCGAGTACGCGGTATGGCTGGTTGA
- a CDS encoding WXG100 family type VII secretion target — MMASFSIDISVAVDIEDQLRTAQRRIANDLNELEGIKMDGWDGEAKANYLQCQAKWRDAADKMTANLELMAMALGRATDNYSNAEKSVARSWGG, encoded by the coding sequence ATGATGGCATCGTTCTCGATTGACATATCGGTTGCTGTGGACATCGAAGACCAGTTGCGAACGGCGCAGCGTAGAATCGCAAATGACCTGAATGAGTTGGAGGGGATCAAAATGGATGGGTGGGACGGTGAAGCCAAGGCAAACTATCTCCAATGTCAGGCAAAGTGGAGAGATGCGGCAGACAAAATGACCGCGAACCTAGAGCTGATGGCGATGGCGCTGGGACGTGCAACTGACAATTATTCCAACGCTGAAAAATCGGTAGCCAGAAGTTGGGGAGGATAG
- the mycP gene encoding type VII secretion-associated serine protease mycosin — MSRAFDRPGTVWRPLPTAALALVLALWPARVAAAEPLGEGLPPLAQQSGGCVPASTARIPDVPWAQHRLSPARVWPLTRGEGQVVAVIDSGVEAVPQLAGGRLDQVEVVRGPSGVDDCPGHGTFVAGLIAARPVSGTGFSGVAPASTILPVRQTGDGLDGTAATLAEAIRAATDRGADIINISTASLFPDETLRRAVEYASSKDVLIVAAVANERGSGNTRPYPAAYPEVLAVGAIGPDGAPADFSGSGDFVDLAAPGSSIVSIGPRGGGHLTATGTSYAAPLVAGTAALVRAYHPQLTAEQVRRRLQLTADRPSGSVPDPRLGWGVVNPYAAVASILPEATGGPPTASPVVVSAPTRPDDGMPGRIVALLIAAAASTLVVVMLVARAVVPRGRRRRWQPAGSADRWQSSSGPAARGRGSRAFRD; from the coding sequence GTGAGTCGCGCCTTTGATCGACCTGGGACTGTGTGGCGTCCACTTCCCACGGCCGCCCTCGCGCTCGTTCTCGCCCTCTGGCCTGCCAGAGTCGCGGCGGCGGAGCCCCTCGGAGAGGGCCTGCCGCCGCTCGCGCAGCAGTCCGGCGGATGTGTGCCGGCTTCCACCGCCCGTATCCCGGATGTCCCATGGGCCCAGCACCGTTTGTCGCCGGCGCGGGTCTGGCCGCTGACCCGCGGGGAAGGCCAAGTCGTCGCTGTGATCGATTCCGGTGTGGAGGCTGTGCCCCAACTCGCTGGCGGGCGACTCGATCAGGTGGAGGTCGTCCGCGGCCCGAGCGGCGTGGATGACTGTCCCGGCCACGGCACCTTCGTCGCTGGCCTGATCGCGGCCCGTCCAGTCAGCGGTACCGGCTTCAGTGGCGTTGCCCCAGCCAGCACGATCCTGCCCGTCCGGCAGACTGGCGACGGGCTCGACGGCACCGCTGCCACCTTGGCTGAGGCCATTCGGGCCGCCACGGACCGTGGGGCTGACATCATCAACATTTCCACGGCGTCGCTCTTTCCCGATGAGACGTTGCGCCGCGCGGTCGAGTACGCCAGCAGCAAGGATGTGCTCATTGTGGCCGCGGTGGCCAACGAACGGGGAAGCGGCAACACCCGCCCGTATCCGGCCGCGTACCCAGAGGTGCTCGCGGTCGGGGCGATCGGCCCTGATGGTGCCCCGGCTGACTTCTCCGGTTCCGGAGACTTCGTCGATCTGGCGGCTCCGGGCAGCAGCATCGTCAGTATCGGCCCACGTGGCGGCGGCCACCTAACCGCGACCGGCACCAGCTACGCCGCGCCGCTGGTCGCCGGCACCGCCGCACTCGTGCGGGCCTACCACCCTCAGTTGACGGCGGAACAGGTGCGGCGTCGGCTGCAGTTGACGGCGGACAGACCAAGCGGTTCGGTGCCGGACCCGCGACTCGGCTGGGGCGTGGTGAACCCGTACGCGGCGGTGGCGTCCATCTTGCCGGAAGCCACTGGTGGCCCGCCCACCGCGTCGCCGGTTGTGGTGTCGGCACCAACCCGCCCGGATGACGGTATGCCGGGACGTATCGTAGCGCTTCTTATCGCGGCTGCTGCGAGCACGCTGGTCGTCGTCATGCTGGTGGCCCGGGCGGTTGTGCCCCGGGGACGGCGCAGGCGCTGGCAACCAGCGGGATCAGCGGATCGATGGCAGTCATCGAGTGGCCCCGCAGCCAGGGGGAGGGGATCGCGTGCTTTCCGGGACTGA